Proteins found in one Triticum aestivum cultivar Chinese Spring chromosome 4D, IWGSC CS RefSeq v2.1, whole genome shotgun sequence genomic segment:
- the LOC123099622 gene encoding uncharacterized protein, giving the protein MTSKACIFVLLFAAALLHTGHAGGDPGPCELEDIRVSSVLTGRRVLNVPQHEVTVENLCSCPQSGVVMSCNLGEVKAVILDTTKIRLLNREEGLCLINSGWPIFNGKPITFTYAAKTPLDFTLYNASPECRA; this is encoded by the exons ATGACGTCCAAGGCCTGCATCTTCGTCCTGCTCTTCGCTGCAGCTCTTCTCCATACAG GGCATGCCGGTGGGGACCCCGGGCCGTGCGAGCTGGAGGACATCCGCGTGTCGTCGGTGCTGACGGGGCGGCGGGTCCTGAACGTGCCGCAGCACGAGGTGACGGTGGAGAACCTGTGCTCGTGCCCGCAGAGCGGCGTGGTGATGTCGTGCAACCTCGGCGAGGTGAAGGCGGTGATCCTGGACACGACCAAGATCCGGCTGCTGAACCGGGAGGAAGGGCTGTGCCTCATCAACAGCGGCTGGCCCATCTTCAACGGCAAGCCCATCACCTTCACCTACGCCGCCAAGACGCCGCTCGACTTCACCCTCTACAACGCCTCGCCGGAATGCCGGGCGTGA
- the LOC123099623 gene encoding uncharacterized protein, with the protein MEARPSKTLDDPTAVVPRPPWVLLDRLGHREDQADADAATVASSRTSTGTVISVSFRFAAPPATSRLYLRWPSGPSREDSSFAYPRVVAAHDDSVLLQLTVSSRSIDYFLYKARGARPPSLSLLPRSALTRKGIGILRRRGEGAFAVAELRTAGGDGTPVAFDLCVLLSPGPGPSESDKWEVRRVKVLDGRGKDLALQCWETDAVVPVGGRFLCWVDYYRGILVGRVFADGGSALTYVPLPVDTPWAKPDHGQECPEASRSVCVTAGDTVKFVSVDRGLLFVFTVTIWTLGKARDGSMEWEKDGEFRAAELWAFSGYEHLPRVPPEYPVVSMADPDALCFMVSEGRHGHAGVEAGGDDTVWLVEVDTRRRAVRSVSRFSKEETRDMSGRASLNMFHGHAFLPSEVTTYVHEQ; encoded by the coding sequence ATGGAGGCCCGACCCAGCAAAACCTTGGATGATCCCACGGCCGTCGTGCCCCGCCCTCCCTGGGTGCTGCTCGATCGGCTCGGCCACCGCGAGGACCAGGCCGACGCCGACGCGGCCACCGTGGCGTCGTCCCGCACCTCCACCGGCACGGTCATCAGCGTGTCGTTCCGGTTCGCCGCGCCACCGGCGACCTCCCGCCTCTACCTCCGTTGGCCGTCTGGACCGAGCAGGGAGGACTCGTCTTTCGCGTACCCCCGCGTCGTCGCCGCGCACGACGACTCCGTTCTCCTCCAGCTCACCGTTTCCTCCCGCAGCATCGATTACTTCCTCTACAAGGCGAGGGGCGCCCGGCCGCCGTCTCTGTCGCTGCTTCCCCGGTCCGCGCTCACCAGGAAGGGCATCGGCATCCTGCGCCGCCGCGGCGAGGGCGCGTTCGCCGTGGCCGAGCTCCGCACGGCTGGCGGCGACGGCACGCCGGTGGCGTTCGACCTCTGCGTGCTGCTCTCGCCGGGCCCCGGGCCGTCCGAGTCCGACAAGTGGGAGGTGAGGCGCGTGAAGGTCCTCGACGGCAGGGGCAAGGACCTGGCGCTGCAGTGCTGGGAAACCGACGCCGTCGTGCCCGTCGGCGGCCGGTTCCTGTGCTGGGTCGACTACTACCGTGGCATCCTGGTCGGCCGCGTGTTCGCCGACGGCGGCTCCGCGCTCACGTACGTGCCGCTGCCCGTCGACACCCCATGGGCGAAGCCCGACCACGGCCAGGAGTGCCCCGAGGCGTCCCGGAGCGTCTGCGTCACCGCCGGGGACACGGTGAAGTTCGTCAGCGTCGACCGCGGCCTGCTCTTCGTCTTCACCGTCACCATCTGGACCCTGGGCAAGGCGCGGGACGGCAGCATGGAGTGGGAGAAGGACGGCGAGTTCCGTGCCGCCGAGCTCTGGGCCTTCTCCGGCTACGAGCACCTCCCGCGTGTCCCGCCGGAGTACCCCGTCGTGAGCATGGCCGACCCCGACGCGCTCTGCTTCATGGTGAGCGAGGGACGCCACGGCCACGCTGGTGTCGAAGCCGGGGGAGACGACACGGTGTGGCTGGTCGAGGTCGACACGAGGCGCAGAGCGGTGCGGTCAGTGTCCCGCTTCTCCAAAGAAGAGACGAGGGACATGTCAGGGCGTGCCTCCCTAAACATGTTTCATGGCCATGCCTTCCTTCCCAGCGAGGTCACCACGTACGTACACGAGCAGTAG
- the LOC123096249 gene encoding probable alkaline/neutral invertase F, translated as MKRVSSHVSIASEAEINLDLSRLLIDKPRFTLERKRSFDEQSWSDLSHRHNDGFDSVAHSPAFRTGFESPFSTGSHFGEPSGPHPLVNEAWEALRKSVVYFRGQPVGTVAAVDHASEEVLNYDQVFVRDFVPSALAFLMNNEPEIVKNFLLRTVHLQSSEKMVDRFKLGAGAMPASFKVDRNVNRNTETLVADFGESAIGRVAPVDSGFWWIILLRAYTKYTGDASLSESPDCQKCMRLILNLCLSEGFDTFPTLLCTDGCSMIDRRMGIYGYPIEIQALFYMALRCALQMLKPDGEGKDFIEKIGQRLHALTYHMRNYFWLDFPHLNNIYRYKTEEYSHTAVNKFNVIPDSIPDWVFDFMPCRGGYFLGNVSPAMMDFRWFALGNCIAIISSLATPEQSSAIMDLIEERWDELVGEVPLKIVYPALENHEWRIITGCDPKNTRWSYHNGGSWPVLLWLLTAACIKTGRPQMAKRAIELSEARLLKDGWPEYYDGKLGKFVGKQARKFQTWSIAGYLVARMMLEDPSTLMMISMEEDRPVKPTMRRSASWNA; from the exons ATGAAGAGAGTGTCATCGCATGTCTCCATTGCCTCAGAGGCAGAGATCAATCTTGACCTCTCACGGTTACTAATTGACAAGCCAAGGTTCACACTGGAGCGCAAGAGGTCATTTGATGAACAGTCATGGAGTGACCTCTCGCATCGGCACAATGACGGCTTTGATAGTGTGGCGCATTCGCCTGCATTCCGCACCGGTTTTGAGTCACCATTCTCAACGGGCTCACACTTCGGTGAGCCAAGTGGACCACACCCCCTTGTGAATGAGGCATGGGAGGCACTCAGGAAATCTGTTGTGTATTTTCGTGGCCAACCTGTGGGTACCGTTGCTGCGGTAGATCACGCATCAGAGGAGGTGCTCAATTATGATCAG GTTTTTGTGCGGGATTTTGTTCCTAGTGCATtggctttcctaatgaacaacgaACCTGAAATAGTGAAGAACTTCCTCTTGAGAACTGTCCACTTGCAAAGCTCGGAAAAAATGGTAGACCGGTTCAAGCTTGGAGCAGGAGCAATGCCTGCAAGTTTCAAGGTGGACCGTAATGTGAACAGGAACACTGAAACATTAGTTGCAGATTTTGGTGAGAGCGCAATTGGCAGGGTGGCACCAGTGGACTCTGGATTTTGGTGGATTATTCTCCTCCGGGCGTATACAAAATATACTGGAGATGCTAGTTTATCAGAATCACCTGATTGTCAGAAGTGCATGCGGCTTATACTGAATCTTTGCTTATCTGAGGGATTCGATACTTTCCCAACTCTGCTCTGCACTGATGGTTGCTCAATGATTGATCGTCGAATG GGTATATACGGTTATCCTATTGAGATCCAAGCTCTCTTCTACATGGCATTAAGATGTGCCCTCCAAATGCTTAAGCCGGATGGTGAAGGGAAGGACTTCATAGAGAAGATAGGGCAACGACTGCATGCATTAACCTACCACATGAGAAATTACTTCTGGCTTGATTTTCCACATCTAAATAACATATATAGATACAAAACAGAAGAATACTCCCACACCGCTGTGAACAAATTCAATGTCATTCCGGATTCAATCCCTGATTGGGTGTTTGATTTCATGCCTTGTCGGGGAGGCTACTTCCTTGGCAACGTCAGCCCTGCTATGATGGACTTCAGGTGGTTTGCTCTTGGAAACTGTATTGCCATTATATCATCTCTAGCTACTCCGGAGCAGTCATCGGCAATAATGGATCTCATCGAGGAGAGATGGGATGAGCTAGTGGGCGAGGTGCCTCTGAAGATAGTATATCCTGCACTTGAGAACCATGAATGGAGAATAATTACTGGCTGCGACCCCAAGAATACTAGGTGGAGTTATCATAATGGAGGATCTTGGCCAG TTCTTCTATGGCTGCTGACAGCAGCCTGCATCAAGACTGGGCGGCCACAAATGGCGAAGCGTGCCATCGAGCTCTCCGAGGCAAGGCTCCTCAAGGACGGCTGGCCCGAGTACTACGACGGCAAGCTGGGGAAGTTCGTCGGCAAGCAGGCCAGGAAGTTCCAGACATGGTCCATCGCTGGCTACCTAGTCGCGAGGATGATGCTGGAGGACCCATCCACGCTCATGATGATCTCCATGGAGGAGGACCGGCCTGTGAAGCCGACAATGAGGCGGTCGGCGTCATGGAATGCTTGA